The following are encoded in a window of Acropora muricata isolate sample 2 chromosome 6, ASM3666990v1, whole genome shotgun sequence genomic DNA:
- the LOC136921099 gene encoding uncharacterized protein, whose product MIQEFSDFLVRCKEAMPTLKYMDELNSAETLITISAKLPSYSGVKWCRYARELARTTERAVSFKDLVEFVREESELANDPIFSPHVLKKERNKVSPIKDPTNSRRAQGANTLLTSSANTVSSDRKTMKSSIQCPLCKRAHGLEDCKEFLEKNVEVRVDFIRSSGLCFGCLRKGHRSKNCRTRLKCKECSKFHPTSIHDPSIRSEPANEPSSEHSRDPAITNCTNATETVTNSMILPVWLYHKDQPERSVQVYTLLDNLVTLPS is encoded by the coding sequence ATGATCCAGGAATTCTCAGATTTCTTAGTCCGTTGTAAGGAAGCAATGCCGACGCTCAAATACATGGATGAGCTCAATTCTGCAGAAACGCTTATCACGATCAGTGCCAAGCTTCCATCCTATTCTGGAGTGAAATGGTGCCGTTATGCTCGTGAATTAGCCAGGACGACTGAAAGAGCAGTATCTTTCAAGGATCTCGTAGAATTCGTCAGAGAGGAGTCGGAGCTGGCTAACGACCCAATCTTCTCTCCCCACGTCTTaaagaaggagagaaataaAGTAAGCCCTATCAAGGACCCAACAAATTCAAGACGTGCACAAGGAGCTAACACTTTACTCACCTCCTCCGCCAATACCGTCAGTTCGGATCGGAAAACAATGAAGTCGTCGATTCAATGTCCATTGTGCAAAAGGGCTCACGGTTTAGAAGACTGTAAGGAATTCCTGGAAAAGAACGTTGAGGTGCGCGTCGACTTTATTAGATCTAGCGGACTATGCTTTGGCTGCCTCCGTAAGGGACATCGCTCGAAGAACTGTAGGACAAGGTTGAAGTGCAAAGAGTGCAGCAAGTTCCACCCAACGTCGATTCACGACCCTAGCATCAGAAGCGAACCAGCAAACGAGCCATCTAGCGAGCACTCGAGGGATCCGGCCATAACCAATTGCACAAACGCTACGGAGACAGTGACAAACTCGATGATCCTTCCCGTTTGGTTGTACCACAAAGATCAACCAGAACGAAGTGTTCAGGTGTACACTCTCTTAGATAATCTAGTGACACTACCTTCATAA